From the genome of Paraburkholderia flava, one region includes:
- a CDS encoding heavy metal response regulator transcription factor — translation MSILVIEDDPKTGDYLRKGLRESGYAVDLARTGTDGLHMALEHPYELVVLDVMLPGIDGWEIMRTLRTRRDLPVIFLTARDHVSDRIHGLELGADDYLVKPFSFTELVLRIRTLLRRGVVREADVFEVADLKLDVLRRRVTREGIEIPLTNKEFMLLHLLVKRQGEALSRTQIASEVWDMNFDSDTNVVDVAIKRLRAKIDHPFEKKLIHTVRSIGYTFGPDA, via the coding sequence ATGAGCATCCTCGTCATCGAAGACGATCCGAAGACCGGCGACTACCTGAGAAAGGGTCTGCGCGAGAGCGGCTATGCCGTCGATCTCGCGCGTACGGGTACGGACGGTCTGCACATGGCGCTCGAGCATCCCTACGAACTGGTGGTGCTCGACGTGATGCTGCCCGGCATCGACGGCTGGGAAATCATGCGTACGCTGCGCACGCGGCGCGACCTGCCAGTCATTTTTCTGACCGCGCGCGATCACGTCAGCGACCGGATTCACGGCCTTGAACTCGGCGCGGACGACTACCTCGTCAAGCCTTTCTCGTTCACCGAACTCGTACTGCGCATCCGCACGCTGTTGCGTCGCGGCGTGGTGCGCGAGGCCGACGTGTTCGAAGTCGCGGATCTGAAACTCGATGTGCTGCGCCGAAGGGTCACACGCGAAGGGATCGAAATCCCACTGACCAACAAGGAATTCATGCTGCTGCATCTGCTCGTGAAGCGGCAGGGCGAAGCGCTGTCGCGCACGCAGATCGCGTCGGAAGTGTGGGACATGAATTTCGACAGCGACACGAATGTCGTCGACGTCGCGATCAAGCGGCTGCGCGCGAAGATCGATCACCCGTTCGAAAAGAAGCTGATCCACACCGTGCGCAGCATCGGCTATACGTTCGGCCCCGACGCATGA
- a CDS encoding heavy metal sensor histidine kinase, whose translation MKLWTSRSLTTRTTILFAAIACVVTGMLGAYFYRSAELSLQRYADVMLLGRVEHFSRLTREMYTVSELKDRPLLFESMLGAEQDVLLFRRPGDPPFIDVNPGAIAVPPLHVLAANRLPTLGDIQYTKLPDGVTVQWAVASASAREDGTEVEIIAGHPMTKEVRMLAAYRDRILFSTLAGMLAATLLAYVVLRRGLRPVRHIASHAAQISPANLAVRLNSDDAPVELRQLTHAFNAMLDRLADGYQRLSQFSADLAHEIRTPVGVLIGQTQVTLAQSRDVAEYQHVLESNLEELNRLGHIAENILFLAQADDAALSVECAPVALGDELHKIADYFEGLADERGMRFAVTADGIVWANAMLCRRAINNLVVNAVRYGARDTIVRLTGRQEVHGATIVVENEGEPIPQEQLQRLFDRFYRADSARSQFTESSGLGLAIVKAIMNLHRGSAHVSCPQPGVTRFELRFPAQPA comes from the coding sequence ATGAAACTGTGGACGTCGCGCTCGCTGACGACGCGCACCACCATCCTGTTCGCGGCGATCGCGTGCGTCGTGACGGGTATGCTGGGCGCGTACTTTTATCGCTCGGCGGAACTGTCGCTCCAACGCTATGCGGACGTGATGCTGCTTGGCCGCGTCGAGCATTTCAGCCGGCTCACTCGCGAAATGTACACCGTGAGCGAGTTGAAGGACCGACCGCTGCTGTTCGAGTCGATGCTCGGCGCGGAGCAGGACGTACTGCTGTTCCGGCGGCCGGGCGATCCGCCGTTCATCGACGTGAATCCCGGTGCCATCGCAGTGCCGCCGTTGCATGTGCTGGCCGCGAACCGCCTGCCGACGCTCGGCGATATCCAGTACACGAAGCTGCCCGACGGCGTCACCGTGCAGTGGGCGGTCGCGTCCGCGTCCGCGCGCGAGGATGGTACCGAAGTCGAGATCATTGCCGGCCATCCGATGACAAAAGAAGTGCGCATGCTCGCCGCGTATCGCGACCGCATCCTTTTTTCGACGCTCGCCGGCATGCTGGCAGCGACGCTGCTCGCGTACGTGGTGCTGCGGCGCGGCTTGCGCCCCGTGCGGCACATCGCGTCGCACGCGGCGCAGATCAGCCCCGCGAATCTCGCGGTGCGATTGAACAGCGACGACGCACCCGTCGAATTGCGGCAACTCACGCATGCGTTCAACGCGATGCTCGACCGGCTCGCGGATGGATATCAGCGGCTGTCGCAGTTCTCCGCCGATCTCGCGCATGAAATCCGCACGCCGGTCGGTGTGCTGATCGGGCAGACGCAGGTCACGCTCGCGCAATCGCGCGACGTCGCCGAATATCAGCACGTACTCGAATCGAATCTCGAGGAGCTGAACCGGCTCGGCCACATCGCGGAGAACATCCTGTTTCTCGCGCAGGCGGACGATGCAGCGCTATCCGTCGAATGCGCGCCGGTCGCGCTCGGCGACGAGCTGCACAAGATCGCGGATTACTTCGAAGGGCTCGCGGACGAGCGCGGCATGCGTTTCGCGGTGACCGCCGACGGCATCGTGTGGGCGAACGCGATGCTGTGCCGTCGCGCGATCAACAACCTCGTCGTGAATGCGGTGCGCTACGGCGCGCGCGATACCATCGTGCGTCTGACGGGTAGACAGGAGGTGCACGGTGCGACGATCGTCGTCGAGAACGAAGGCGAGCCGATTCCTCAAGAACAGTTGCAGCGGCTTTTCGATCGCTTCTATCGCGCCGATTCGGCACGCAGCCAGTTCACCGAATCGAGCGGCCTGGGTCTTGCGATCGTGAAGGCAATCATGAACCTGCATCGCGGCAGTGCGCACGTGTCGTGTCCGCAGCCGGGCGTGACGCGCTTCGAACTGCGCTTCCCGGCGCAGCCCGCCTGA
- a CDS encoding sensor domain-containing diguanylate cyclase, which yields MPDTSSAAHEPPPRSAAGDDSEMFDLAPVSLWLEDFSGVRELFDVWRAAGVTDLRATIQQEPHRAVECASRIRVVKVNQKTLSLFEAANLDVLTGNLAAVFRDDMLVTHLEELCQLWEGASNFMSQTVNYTLGGRRLDVLLKGHVLPGHEAQWDRVLVSVEDITELEGARRRIGQAEQYTRGLFENSPVSLWVEDFSPIKRLLDDARAAGIMDFRVFTDVHPEFVDRCMQEIHVIDVNQHTLQMFDAPNKKTLLARLPEVFRDEMRPHFREQLIDLWDGKLFQQREVLNYSLEGHEVYLHLQFSVMPGHEHTWDLVLIALTDITARKKAEAYLEYLGKHDVLTKLHNRSFYVDELNRLERKGPFPVTVIMADLDGLKRVNDQLGHAAGDTLLRRAGEVLAKAIEAPVQAARIGGDEFALLLPATDERGGAAMIDAIRQLVELNNQFYPGTPLSFSMGVATCQRGDRLELIVQQADMLMYEDKRNRYADDTPPASDA from the coding sequence ATGCCCGATACCTCCTCCGCCGCACACGAACCGCCTCCCCGCTCGGCGGCCGGCGACGACTCCGAAATGTTCGATCTCGCGCCGGTCTCGCTGTGGCTCGAGGATTTCAGCGGCGTACGGGAGCTGTTCGACGTATGGCGCGCGGCCGGCGTGACCGATCTGCGCGCGACCATCCAGCAGGAGCCGCATCGTGCGGTCGAATGCGCAAGCCGCATCCGTGTCGTGAAGGTCAACCAGAAAACGCTGTCGCTGTTCGAGGCCGCGAATCTCGACGTACTCACGGGGAATCTCGCGGCGGTGTTCCGCGACGACATGCTGGTCACGCATCTAGAGGAGCTTTGCCAGCTGTGGGAGGGTGCATCGAACTTCATGAGCCAGACCGTCAATTACACGCTCGGCGGCCGGCGGCTCGACGTACTGCTGAAGGGCCACGTGCTGCCCGGCCATGAAGCACAATGGGATCGCGTGCTGGTATCAGTCGAGGACATCACCGAACTCGAAGGCGCGCGGCGCCGCATCGGGCAGGCGGAACAGTACACGCGCGGGCTCTTCGAGAATTCGCCGGTGTCGCTGTGGGTCGAGGACTTCAGTCCGATCAAGCGCCTGCTCGACGATGCGCGCGCAGCCGGCATCATGGATTTTCGGGTGTTCACCGACGTGCATCCGGAATTCGTCGATCGATGCATGCAGGAGATTCACGTGATCGACGTGAATCAGCACACGCTGCAGATGTTCGATGCACCCAACAAGAAAACGCTGCTCGCACGGCTGCCCGAAGTGTTCCGCGACGAAATGCGCCCGCATTTTCGCGAGCAGCTGATCGATCTGTGGGACGGCAAGCTGTTCCAGCAGCGCGAGGTGCTGAACTATTCGCTCGAAGGCCACGAGGTTTATCTGCATCTGCAGTTCTCGGTGATGCCCGGCCACGAGCATACGTGGGACCTCGTGCTGATCGCGTTGACCGACATCACCGCACGCAAGAAGGCCGAGGCGTACCTCGAATATCTCGGCAAGCACGACGTGCTGACGAAGCTGCACAACCGCTCGTTCTACGTCGACGAGCTGAACCGGCTGGAGCGCAAGGGGCCGTTCCCGGTCACGGTCATCATGGCCGATCTCGACGGGCTGAAACGCGTCAACGATCAGCTGGGCCACGCGGCCGGCGACACGCTGCTGCGGCGCGCGGGCGAAGTGCTCGCGAAAGCGATCGAGGCACCGGTGCAGGCCGCGCGGATCGGCGGCGACGAGTTCGCGCTGCTGCTGCCCGCCACCGACGAACGCGGTGGCGCCGCGATGATCGATGCGATCCGTCAACTGGTCGAGCTCAACAACCAGTTCTACCCGGGCACGCCGCTGAGTTTTTCGATGGGTGTGGCGACATGCCAGCGCGGCGACCGGCTGGAACTCATCGTGCAGCAGGCCGACATGCTGATGTACGAGGACAAGCGTAACCGCTACGCGGACGACACGCCGCCCGCCTCCGACGCATAA
- a CDS encoding 2-hydroxyacid dehydrogenase, translated as MKPTLLVLIPLNEDSYASVDAAYDIRYAPTPEQRAQAFDASNGASVRAVLTNGTTGLKADEIDRLPALEFVSALGAGYENIAVDHAKARGIVVANGAGTNDDCVADHAFALLLAVVRDIPQRDRATREGIWRDKLPLRPNVSGKRLGVVGLGNIGMKVARRAAGFDIETGYHNRKPREGSPLRYFDNVRDLAAWSDFLVIATPGGAGTQHLIDRAVLDALGPQGFLVNVSRGSVVDTAALAAALEAGTLGGAGLDVYEGEPHPPQLLVHLKNVVLTPHVGGTSPEAIGASVGHFLANAQRHFAGEPVLTPI; from the coding sequence ATGAAACCTACTCTGCTGGTTCTGATTCCCTTGAACGAAGACAGCTACGCAAGCGTCGACGCTGCGTACGACATCCGTTATGCGCCGACTCCCGAACAACGCGCGCAGGCATTCGATGCTTCCAACGGCGCGTCGGTCCGCGCCGTGCTGACCAACGGCACGACCGGTCTGAAGGCCGACGAGATCGACCGGCTACCCGCTCTTGAATTCGTCAGTGCGCTCGGTGCAGGCTACGAGAACATCGCAGTCGATCATGCGAAGGCGCGCGGCATCGTGGTCGCGAACGGTGCGGGCACCAACGACGACTGCGTCGCCGATCACGCGTTCGCGTTGCTGCTCGCCGTCGTGCGCGACATCCCGCAGCGCGACCGCGCGACCCGCGAAGGCATCTGGCGGGACAAGCTGCCGCTGCGGCCCAACGTGTCGGGCAAGCGGCTCGGCGTCGTCGGTCTCGGCAACATCGGGATGAAAGTCGCGCGTCGCGCGGCGGGCTTCGACATCGAAACCGGTTATCACAACCGCAAGCCGCGCGAAGGCTCGCCGCTACGCTATTTCGACAACGTGCGCGATCTCGCCGCGTGGAGCGACTTCCTCGTGATCGCGACGCCGGGCGGCGCCGGCACGCAGCATCTGATCGATCGCGCGGTGCTCGATGCGCTCGGTCCGCAGGGTTTTCTCGTGAACGTGTCGCGTGGCAGTGTCGTCGATACCGCGGCGCTGGCTGCGGCGCTCGAAGCGGGCACGCTCGGCGGCGCGGGACTCGACGTGTACGAAGGCGAACCGCATCCGCCGCAACTGCTGGTGCATTTGAAGAACGTCGTGCTGACGCCGCATGTGGGCGGCACGTCGCCGGAAGCGATCGGCGCGTCGGTGGGCCATTTTCTTGCGAACGCCCAGCGGCATTTCGCGGGCGAGCCGGTGCTGACGCCGATCTGA
- a CDS encoding helix-turn-helix transcriptional regulator, whose product MTTKSDVLRALQREPLTVVQLCDRLNVTRTAINVQLKQLEAEGLVRRHKPLQTGTPGKPAVVYEAAQGSEDTSSSAYRVFLMGLLATLRHQLDECQLKSVLTETGRALARENNLPASTDFQTNLAQAMAIVDALGAHTEAVADGNAIMVRNYSCPVAGAVRENPCVCSAMAAYFSEATGRPASEHCLRDGRLICRYRIKNK is encoded by the coding sequence GTGACTACGAAGAGTGACGTCTTACGCGCGCTGCAACGAGAACCGCTGACTGTCGTGCAGCTCTGCGACCGTCTCAACGTGACGCGCACCGCAATCAATGTCCAGTTGAAACAGCTGGAAGCGGAAGGTCTCGTGCGGCGGCACAAGCCGCTGCAAACCGGCACTCCCGGCAAGCCGGCGGTCGTGTACGAAGCGGCTCAGGGCAGCGAGGACACGTCATCGAGTGCGTATCGCGTCTTTTTGATGGGGCTTCTCGCGACGCTTCGTCACCAGCTCGACGAGTGTCAGCTGAAGAGCGTGCTCACCGAAACCGGACGCGCCCTCGCCCGCGAAAACAATCTGCCCGCATCGACCGATTTCCAGACCAATCTTGCGCAGGCCATGGCGATCGTCGACGCGCTAGGCGCGCACACCGAAGCCGTTGCCGACGGCAACGCGATCATGGTGCGCAATTACAGTTGTCCGGTAGCGGGCGCGGTGCGCGAAAACCCCTGCGTTTGCAGTGCGATGGCCGCTTATTTTTCTGAAGCGACCGGGCGGCCGGCGAGCGAGCATTGCTTGAGGGATGGCCGGCTGATCTGCCGGTATCGAATCAAGAACAAGTAG
- a CDS encoding catalase family peroxidase — MATAQTANSPAVQKSTPVQLVDALNGVFGKHPDARAVHAKGIVLEGTFTPSAAARTVSKAPHFQAAVPVIVRFSNFAGIPDIPDNQTLASPRGFAIKFKLPDGSDSDIVAHSFNGFPSPTADDFRDLLIAIGTSGPNAPKPTPLDGYLASHPVAKAFLTAHKPFPTSYATLPYFGVNTFRFIDAKGVVTYGRYQFLPMDGDHYLSDAAAAKVAPDFLQSEIRQRVTHRPVRFRLVLQIAQPGDKLDDPSIAWSSTHRTVELGTISITKAVADNVLAQRHLLFMPNALPPGIEVEDPMINARSAAYPVSFARRQQ; from the coding sequence ATGGCGACTGCCCAGACCGCGAATTCCCCCGCTGTTCAGAAATCGACCCCCGTGCAACTCGTCGACGCGTTGAACGGCGTGTTCGGCAAACACCCGGATGCGCGCGCCGTGCACGCGAAGGGGATCGTGCTCGAGGGCACCTTTACGCCGAGCGCTGCAGCACGCACGGTGAGCAAGGCGCCGCATTTTCAGGCGGCGGTTCCGGTGATCGTGCGGTTCTCGAACTTTGCCGGCATTCCGGATATTCCCGACAATCAAACACTCGCTTCGCCGCGTGGGTTTGCGATCAAGTTCAAGCTCCCCGACGGCAGCGACAGCGATATCGTCGCGCACTCGTTCAACGGTTTTCCGTCCCCCACAGCGGACGATTTCCGCGACCTGCTGATCGCGATCGGAACGAGTGGCCCGAACGCGCCGAAGCCCACGCCGCTAGATGGTTATCTGGCGAGTCATCCGGTAGCGAAGGCGTTTCTGACCGCGCACAAGCCGTTTCCTACCAGCTATGCGACGTTGCCGTACTTCGGCGTCAACACGTTCAGATTCATCGATGCGAAAGGCGTCGTGACGTATGGGCGTTATCAGTTTCTGCCGATGGACGGCGATCACTATCTGTCGGATGCGGCGGCGGCCAAGGTCGCGCCGGACTTTCTTCAATCCGAGATCCGTCAGCGTGTGACACACAGGCCAGTCCGGTTCCGGCTGGTTCTGCAGATCGCGCAACCGGGCGACAAGCTCGACGATCCGTCGATCGCATGGTCCAGCACGCATCGCACCGTGGAACTCGGCACGATCTCGATCACGAAGGCGGTGGCCGACAACGTGCTTGCGCAGCGTCATCTGCTGTTCATGCCGAATGCGCTGCCGCCCGGTATCGAAGTGGAAGATCCGATGATCAATGCGCGTTCCGCTGCTTATCCGGTTTCGTTTGCGCGTCGTCAGCAATAG
- a CDS encoding hexameric tyrosine-coordinated heme protein: MNTTLVPGNSLITETPEEGRQLAVKMARLIVKATQPDETVREKLRAVYANDASMLLQVGHVVAIEFKTIAAANDYWRK, from the coding sequence ATGAACACCACACTCGTACCGGGCAATTCCCTCATCACGGAAACGCCTGAAGAAGGGCGGCAGCTTGCCGTCAAGATGGCCCGGTTAATCGTCAAGGCCACACAGCCGGACGAGACTGTCCGCGAGAAACTGCGCGCCGTGTACGCCAATGACGCAAGCATGCTTTTACAGGTCGGCCACGTCGTGGCGATCGAATTCAAGACGATTGCCGCAGCGAATGACTACTGGCGCAAGTAG
- a CDS encoding tautomerase family protein: MPMLKFDIIQGRTDEQLRTLLDAAHQAMVQAFDVPVTDRYQCVAQHRPNELVIEDTGLGYPRSKDVVLLTAVSRKRTEPQKVEFYRLLVENLQAKCGISPDDVVVSIVENDDADWSFGRGRAQFLTGELT, encoded by the coding sequence ATGCCGATGCTTAAATTCGACATCATTCAAGGCCGCACCGACGAACAGCTGCGCACACTGCTGGATGCAGCTCATCAGGCGATGGTGCAGGCATTCGACGTCCCCGTGACCGACCGCTATCAATGCGTCGCACAGCATCGACCGAACGAACTGGTGATCGAAGACACCGGGCTCGGGTATCCGCGTTCGAAAGACGTCGTTCTGCTGACTGCCGTGAGCCGCAAGCGTACCGAGCCGCAGAAGGTCGAGTTCTATCGGTTGCTCGTCGAGAACCTGCAAGCGAAATGCGGTATCTCACCGGACGACGTGGTCGTGTCCATCGTCGAAAACGACGACGCGGACTGGTCGTTTGGCCGGGGACGCGCGCAGTTTCTGACGGGTGAGTTGACGTAA
- a CDS encoding YadA-like family protein yields MSVGSAGSERRITNVAPGVNPTDAVNLQQLQSVQSNVNNVARVAYSGIAMSMAMAGTYMPTLAPGEQELGVGVGGFQGYGALAINFKALSDSGRWSYGAGLSTTGAQVGVNAGVGWKW; encoded by the coding sequence GTGTCGGTGGGTTCGGCCGGTAGCGAGCGGCGCATCACGAACGTCGCGCCGGGCGTGAACCCGACCGACGCAGTGAACCTGCAGCAGTTGCAGAGCGTGCAGAGCAACGTCAACAACGTCGCGCGCGTCGCGTACTCAGGCATCGCGATGAGCATGGCGATGGCCGGAACCTACATGCCGACGCTGGCGCCTGGCGAACAGGAACTGGGTGTCGGTGTCGGCGGATTCCAGGGGTATGGCGCGCTCGCGATCAACTTCAAGGCGCTCTCCGACAGCGGAAGATGGTCTTACGGCGCGGGTCTCTCGACGACGGGTGCTCAGGTCGGAGTCAACGCCGGCGTAGGCTGGAAATGGTGA